A part of Corynebacterium afermentans subsp. lipophilum genomic DNA contains:
- a CDS encoding acyl-CoA carboxylase subunit beta: MSTADKLADLRERLDKAQDPGSERSRKRRDDAGRTTPRQRIDALLDEGSFVEIGALARTPGDPDAVYSDGVVTGYGRIDGRPVAVYAHDKTVYGGSVGVTFGRKVTEVMEFAIKISCPVIGIQDSGGARIQDAVTSLAMYSEIAKRQLPLSGRVPQISIMLGKSAGGAVYAPVTTDFVVAVDGESEMYVTGPNVIREVTGEDITSAELGGARVQEAAGNIQAVVATEEDAFDYVKDLLAHLPTSTFDAAPVVATQPDEELDDSALDTFMPDDTNAGYDMMDLLVQLGDDEDLVEVQSGYAENLICAFGRIDGRAVGFVANNPMYAAGCIDADAADKGARFIRTCDAYNIPIVYVVDTPGYLPGVEQEREGLIHRGAKFAFAGVEATVPKVTLVVRKAYGGAYAVMGSKNLNGDINLAWPTAQIAVMGSAAAVVMLQGKQLAAIEDPAQREAMKKMFMDFYDAEMTSPYVAAERGYIDQMIEPNQTRIALRRALRQLASKQEFDLPKKHTISPL, from the coding sequence ATGAGTACCGCAGACAAACTCGCCGACCTGCGCGAACGCCTGGACAAGGCGCAGGACCCGGGCTCCGAGCGCTCCCGGAAGCGCCGCGACGACGCCGGGCGCACCACCCCGCGCCAGCGCATCGACGCGCTTCTCGACGAAGGCTCCTTCGTCGAAATCGGCGCACTCGCCCGCACCCCCGGCGACCCGGACGCAGTCTATTCCGACGGCGTGGTCACCGGCTACGGGCGCATCGACGGCCGCCCCGTTGCCGTGTACGCCCACGACAAGACCGTCTACGGCGGGTCCGTCGGCGTGACGTTCGGACGCAAGGTCACCGAGGTCATGGAGTTCGCCATCAAAATCTCCTGCCCGGTGATCGGTATCCAGGACTCCGGCGGCGCCCGCATCCAGGACGCGGTGACATCCCTGGCCATGTACTCCGAGATCGCGAAGCGCCAGCTGCCCCTGAGCGGGCGCGTGCCGCAGATCTCCATCATGCTGGGCAAGTCCGCCGGCGGCGCCGTCTACGCGCCCGTGACCACCGACTTCGTGGTGGCGGTGGACGGCGAGTCCGAGATGTACGTCACCGGCCCGAACGTGATCCGCGAGGTCACCGGCGAGGACATCACCTCCGCCGAGCTGGGTGGTGCTCGCGTGCAGGAGGCCGCCGGCAACATCCAGGCGGTTGTGGCGACGGAGGAGGACGCCTTCGACTACGTCAAGGACCTGCTGGCGCACCTGCCGACGTCCACGTTCGACGCCGCGCCCGTCGTCGCCACGCAGCCGGACGAGGAGCTCGACGACTCAGCGCTGGACACCTTCATGCCCGACGACACCAACGCCGGCTACGACATGATGGACCTGCTGGTCCAGCTCGGCGACGATGAGGACCTCGTCGAGGTCCAGTCCGGGTACGCGGAGAACCTCATCTGCGCATTCGGGCGTATCGACGGCCGCGCCGTCGGCTTCGTCGCCAACAACCCCATGTACGCCGCGGGCTGCATTGACGCGGACGCCGCCGACAAGGGCGCACGCTTCATCCGCACCTGCGACGCCTACAACATCCCCATCGTCTACGTCGTGGACACCCCCGGCTACCTGCCTGGCGTGGAGCAGGAGCGCGAAGGCTTGATCCACCGTGGTGCGAAGTTCGCGTTCGCGGGCGTGGAGGCTACCGTGCCGAAGGTCACGCTGGTGGTGCGCAAGGCCTACGGCGGCGCGTACGCGGTGATGGGGTCGAAGAACCTCAACGGCGACATCAACCTGGCGTGGCCCACCGCCCAGATCGCGGTGATGGGTTCGGCGGCGGCAGTGGTGATGCTGCAGGGCAAACAGCTCGCCGCCATCGAGGACCCGGCGCAGCGCGAGGCCATGAAGAAGATGTTCATGGACTTCTACGACGCTGAGATGACCTCGCCGTACGTCGCGGCGGAGCGCGGCTACATCGACCAGATGATTGAGCCGAACCAAACGCGCATCGCTTTACGGCGAGCCCTGCGACAGCTAGCCTCCAAGCAGGAATTCGACCTGCCTAAGAAGCACACCATTAGTCCCCTCTAG